A single genomic interval of Dromiciops gliroides isolate mDroGli1 chromosome 1, mDroGli1.pri, whole genome shotgun sequence harbors:
- the ADNP2 gene encoding activity-dependent neuroprotector homeobox protein 2 isoform X2 produces the protein MVKRYRTKPYCCSLCKYSTKLLSSLKNHLHRYHEDEIDQELVVPCSKCVFASQPKVVEKHFRMFHSHRKIQNYTMNILGESKPSRSDVINFTCLKCHFTDTLYYSMKKHVLIAHFNYLIASYFGMRTDEIPNEVKNDNTSTANTVPTSDKYYCKKCNIGAISLDALMYHILTSDTHRDLENRLRCVISEHIKKTGLLKQMHIAPKLSANMAMSPLTNSSAQALATAASTCIQLALPQNNQNQTLVQSQAVTVASSASGTLTHNAPAAAQSHVTLVSSPLPVGQNNITLQTSVPQPVFVSHGLPLNQPVSPTVLPLNQPVGSVSKSGAGVLPVNQTLHPGLLPLNQPVGPLNRPVGPGVLPINRPIAPNVLPVNQPVASGVIQAVPPGIISVGQTVPSGVFPVSQAVPSGVLPMGQTVPSGVLQLNQSVMSGVLPVGQAVRPGVLHLNQPGVLPVNQPVRPSISQNATFLTAGSILRQLIPTGKQVNGVPTYTLAPVSVTLPVPPGGVANVTPPQMPIQLMQSSVATQISNSPAGAPSPPVVVSTSQNMIVQASSSTPETSHASSLKQAKQWKTCPVCNELFPSNVYQVHMEVAHKHGGSRSDEKLEPEKLAACAPFLRWMKDRTLHCLSCKCFISEEELMHHLLMHGLGCLFCPCTFHNIKSLSDHNRTAHLGKNRLSVDYSNRGFQLDHDANGDLIFPHIDFITMLPKEEPGEREVYLAVLAMMYSKILVPIYIKVRPQTLEDHSNPRKQGSSTCPFCLGTFVTTETYEIHLKEKHHVMPTVHTFLKSPAFKCIHCCGVYTGKMTMTAITVHLLRCRSAPKVSSSDLQIQSVLSEKELPPVNGEIHDSVFPVKRKLPDLYSGAEDQRDREEPLVINNDITSVCEKAVNVPSKKQKNESRTEGPLINDDALHILALNPQKYEDRSYEEKKQFLRDYFHKRPYPSKREIELLSSLLWVWKIDVASFFGKRRYTCLRAIKNYKPSVLLGFDMSELKNVKHRLHFEYETQTL, from the exons ATGGTCAag agaTATCGAACAAAGCCGTACTGTTGTAGTCTGTGCAAGTATTCAACAAAACtactttcttcattgaaaaatcaTTTGCATCGTTATCATGAAGATGAAATTGACCAAGAACTAGTGGTTCCTTGCTCAAAATGTGTTTTTGCTTCTCAGCCCAAAGTTGTAGAAAAACACTTTCGGATGTTTCATTCTCATAGGAAAATCCAGAATTACACCATGAACATTTTGGGTGAATCTAAACCATCCAGGAGTGATGTGATAAACTTCACGTGCTTAAAATGTCACTTTACAGACACTTTGTACTACAGCATGAAGAAGCATGTACTAATAGCACATTTTAATTACTTGATTGCTTCCTACTTTGGCATGAGAACTGATGAAATTCCCAATGAAGTGAAAAACGATAACACTTCAACAGCCAATACAGTTCCAACTTCTGACAAGTACTATTGTAAAAAATGTAATATAGGTGCCATCAGCCTGGATGCTTTAATGTATCATATTTTGACatcagacacacacagagatctGGAAAATAGGCTCAGATGTGTGATTTCAGAACATATTAAGAAAACGGGACTTCTGAAGCAAATGCACATTGCTCCTAAACTTTCTGCAAATATGGCCATGTCTCCTTTAACTAACAGCAGTGCACAAGCACTAGCAACTGCTGCTTCCACTTGTATTCAACTTGCCTTGCCACAGAATAATCAAAACCAAACTCTGGTACAGTCACAGGCAGTAACTGTGGCCTCAAGTGCCTCTGGGACTCTTACTCATAATGCCCCTGCTGCTGCCCAATCACACGTAACTCTTGTGTCTAGCCCTTTGCCAGTGGGCCAGAATAATATTACTCTTCAGACATCTGTTCCTCAACCTGTTTTTGTTTCTCATGGCCTCCCACTTAATCAACCTGTGAGTCCTACAGTTCTTCCCTTAAACCAACCAGTTGGATCTGTCAGTAAGTCTGGAGCAGGGGTTCTCCCTGTGAACCAAACCCTTCACCCAGGACTTTTGCCTCTTAATCAGCCTGTTGGACCCTTAAATAGACCTGTTGGGCCTGGAGTTCTTCCCATAAATAGACCCATTGCACCTAATGTGCTTCCTGTTAATCAACCTGTTGCATCAGGTGTCATCCAAGCAGTTCCACCAGGGATAATCTCTGTGGGTCAGACAGTTCCATCAGGAGTATTCCCTGTGAGCCAAGCAGTACCATCAGGTGTTCTGCCCATGGGCCAGACAGTACCATCAGGGGTTCTTCAGCTCAATCAGTCTGTTATGTCAGGAGTTCTTCCTGTTGGCCAGGCAGTGAGACCTGGAGTACTCCACCTTAATCAGCCAGGTGTTCTACCTGTAAATCAGCCAGTCAGACCTAGTATCTCCCAAAATGCCACTTTCCTAACTGCAGGCTCTATTCTTAGACAGTTAATACCAACAGGGAAACAAGTTAATGGGGTACCTACATATACACTAGCACCAGTTTCAGTTACGTTGCCTGTACCACCTGGTGGTGTAGCAAATGTTACACCACCACAGATGCCAATTCAGCTCATGCAGTCTAGTGTTGCTACACAGATATCTAATTCCCCAGCTGGTGCACCCTCTCCTCCAGTAGTGGTAAGCACTTCTCAAAATATGATTGTCCAGGCATCTTCATCTACTCCAGAAACAAGCCATGCTTCCAGTCTCAAACAAGCTAAACAGTGGAAAACCTGCCCAGTTTGCAATGAACTCTTTCCATCTAATGTCTACCAGGTGCACATGGAAGTTGCTCATAAACATGGTGGATCAAGATCAGATGAAAAACTTGAGCCTGAAAAACTTGCGGCATGTGCACCGTTTTTAAGATGGATGAAAGACAGAACTCTTCACTGTCTTTCTTGTAAATGCTTCATATCTGAGGAGGAACTTATGCATCATTTATTAATGCATGGTTTGGGGTGCTTATTCTGTCCTTGCACTTTTCACAATATTAAAAGTCTTTCGGATCATAATAGGACTGCGCATCTTGGAAAGAATAGATTATCTGTGGATTACAGCAACAGAGGTTTCCAGTTAGATCATGATGCTAATGGTGACTTAATATTTCCTCATATTGATTTCATTACCATGTTGCCAAAGGAAGAACCTGGAGAAAGGGAAGTCTATTTGGCAGTACTAGCTATGATGTACTCTAAGATACTTGTACCAATTTATATTAAAGTGAGGCCACAGACTCTTGAGGACCACAGCAATCCTAGAAAACAAGGCAGCAGTACCTGTCCATTTTGCCTTGGTACTTTTGTGACCACAGAAACATATGAAAtacatttaaaggaaaaacatcatGTCATGCCAACTGTACATACATTTTTGAAGTCTCCTGCTTTCAAGTGCATCCATTGCTGTGGGGTATATACTGGGAAAATGACAATGACAGCAATTACTGTACACTTGTTACGATGCAGGAGTGCTCCCAAAGTTAGTAGTTCAGATCTTCAGATCCAGTCTGTTCTTAGTGAAAAAGAACTACCACCAGTGAATGGTGAGATACATGATTCTGTTTTTCCTGTCAAGAGAAAACTTCCTGATCTTTATTCTGGGGCAGAGGACCAAAGGGATAGAGAAGAACCTCTTGTCATAAATAATGACATCACTTCTGTTTGTGAAAAAGCAGTGAATGTGCcttctaaaaaacaaaagaatgaaagcaGGACTGAAGGTCCACTAATAAATGATGATGCTCTTCATATTCTGGCACTAAATCCCCAGAAGTATGAAGACCGTTCATATGAAGAGAAAAAGCAGTTTCTTAGAGATTACTTCCACAAGAGACCATATCCTAGCAAAAGAGAGATAGAACTACTGTCATCCCTTCTGTGGGTGTGGAAAATTGATGTTGCATCCTTTTTTGGGAAAAGAAGATATACATGCCTAAGagcaataaaaaattacaaacCTTCTGTGCTTTTGGGTTTTGATATGTCAGAACTGAAAAATGTTAAGCACAGATTACACTTTGAATATGAAACACAAACTTTGTAA
- the ADNP2 gene encoding activity-dependent neuroprotector homeobox protein 2 isoform X1: MFQIPVENLDNIRKVRKKVKGILVDIGLDSCKELLKDLKSYDPGEKYFYNTSWGDVSPWESSGKRKRYRTKPYCCSLCKYSTKLLSSLKNHLHRYHEDEIDQELVVPCSKCVFASQPKVVEKHFRMFHSHRKIQNYTMNILGESKPSRSDVINFTCLKCHFTDTLYYSMKKHVLIAHFNYLIASYFGMRTDEIPNEVKNDNTSTANTVPTSDKYYCKKCNIGAISLDALMYHILTSDTHRDLENRLRCVISEHIKKTGLLKQMHIAPKLSANMAMSPLTNSSAQALATAASTCIQLALPQNNQNQTLVQSQAVTVASSASGTLTHNAPAAAQSHVTLVSSPLPVGQNNITLQTSVPQPVFVSHGLPLNQPVSPTVLPLNQPVGSVSKSGAGVLPVNQTLHPGLLPLNQPVGPLNRPVGPGVLPINRPIAPNVLPVNQPVASGVIQAVPPGIISVGQTVPSGVFPVSQAVPSGVLPMGQTVPSGVLQLNQSVMSGVLPVGQAVRPGVLHLNQPGVLPVNQPVRPSISQNATFLTAGSILRQLIPTGKQVNGVPTYTLAPVSVTLPVPPGGVANVTPPQMPIQLMQSSVATQISNSPAGAPSPPVVVSTSQNMIVQASSSTPETSHASSLKQAKQWKTCPVCNELFPSNVYQVHMEVAHKHGGSRSDEKLEPEKLAACAPFLRWMKDRTLHCLSCKCFISEEELMHHLLMHGLGCLFCPCTFHNIKSLSDHNRTAHLGKNRLSVDYSNRGFQLDHDANGDLIFPHIDFITMLPKEEPGEREVYLAVLAMMYSKILVPIYIKVRPQTLEDHSNPRKQGSSTCPFCLGTFVTTETYEIHLKEKHHVMPTVHTFLKSPAFKCIHCCGVYTGKMTMTAITVHLLRCRSAPKVSSSDLQIQSVLSEKELPPVNGEIHDSVFPVKRKLPDLYSGAEDQRDREEPLVINNDITSVCEKAVNVPSKKQKNESRTEGPLINDDALHILALNPQKYEDRSYEEKKQFLRDYFHKRPYPSKREIELLSSLLWVWKIDVASFFGKRRYTCLRAIKNYKPSVLLGFDMSELKNVKHRLHFEYETQTL; encoded by the exons gaCCTTAAAAGTTATGATCCTGGagagaaatatttttacaatacGTCTTGGGGAGATGTTTCCCCTTGGGAGTCTTCAGGAAAAAGAAAG agaTATCGAACAAAGCCGTACTGTTGTAGTCTGTGCAAGTATTCAACAAAACtactttcttcattgaaaaatcaTTTGCATCGTTATCATGAAGATGAAATTGACCAAGAACTAGTGGTTCCTTGCTCAAAATGTGTTTTTGCTTCTCAGCCCAAAGTTGTAGAAAAACACTTTCGGATGTTTCATTCTCATAGGAAAATCCAGAATTACACCATGAACATTTTGGGTGAATCTAAACCATCCAGGAGTGATGTGATAAACTTCACGTGCTTAAAATGTCACTTTACAGACACTTTGTACTACAGCATGAAGAAGCATGTACTAATAGCACATTTTAATTACTTGATTGCTTCCTACTTTGGCATGAGAACTGATGAAATTCCCAATGAAGTGAAAAACGATAACACTTCAACAGCCAATACAGTTCCAACTTCTGACAAGTACTATTGTAAAAAATGTAATATAGGTGCCATCAGCCTGGATGCTTTAATGTATCATATTTTGACatcagacacacacagagatctGGAAAATAGGCTCAGATGTGTGATTTCAGAACATATTAAGAAAACGGGACTTCTGAAGCAAATGCACATTGCTCCTAAACTTTCTGCAAATATGGCCATGTCTCCTTTAACTAACAGCAGTGCACAAGCACTAGCAACTGCTGCTTCCACTTGTATTCAACTTGCCTTGCCACAGAATAATCAAAACCAAACTCTGGTACAGTCACAGGCAGTAACTGTGGCCTCAAGTGCCTCTGGGACTCTTACTCATAATGCCCCTGCTGCTGCCCAATCACACGTAACTCTTGTGTCTAGCCCTTTGCCAGTGGGCCAGAATAATATTACTCTTCAGACATCTGTTCCTCAACCTGTTTTTGTTTCTCATGGCCTCCCACTTAATCAACCTGTGAGTCCTACAGTTCTTCCCTTAAACCAACCAGTTGGATCTGTCAGTAAGTCTGGAGCAGGGGTTCTCCCTGTGAACCAAACCCTTCACCCAGGACTTTTGCCTCTTAATCAGCCTGTTGGACCCTTAAATAGACCTGTTGGGCCTGGAGTTCTTCCCATAAATAGACCCATTGCACCTAATGTGCTTCCTGTTAATCAACCTGTTGCATCAGGTGTCATCCAAGCAGTTCCACCAGGGATAATCTCTGTGGGTCAGACAGTTCCATCAGGAGTATTCCCTGTGAGCCAAGCAGTACCATCAGGTGTTCTGCCCATGGGCCAGACAGTACCATCAGGGGTTCTTCAGCTCAATCAGTCTGTTATGTCAGGAGTTCTTCCTGTTGGCCAGGCAGTGAGACCTGGAGTACTCCACCTTAATCAGCCAGGTGTTCTACCTGTAAATCAGCCAGTCAGACCTAGTATCTCCCAAAATGCCACTTTCCTAACTGCAGGCTCTATTCTTAGACAGTTAATACCAACAGGGAAACAAGTTAATGGGGTACCTACATATACACTAGCACCAGTTTCAGTTACGTTGCCTGTACCACCTGGTGGTGTAGCAAATGTTACACCACCACAGATGCCAATTCAGCTCATGCAGTCTAGTGTTGCTACACAGATATCTAATTCCCCAGCTGGTGCACCCTCTCCTCCAGTAGTGGTAAGCACTTCTCAAAATATGATTGTCCAGGCATCTTCATCTACTCCAGAAACAAGCCATGCTTCCAGTCTCAAACAAGCTAAACAGTGGAAAACCTGCCCAGTTTGCAATGAACTCTTTCCATCTAATGTCTACCAGGTGCACATGGAAGTTGCTCATAAACATGGTGGATCAAGATCAGATGAAAAACTTGAGCCTGAAAAACTTGCGGCATGTGCACCGTTTTTAAGATGGATGAAAGACAGAACTCTTCACTGTCTTTCTTGTAAATGCTTCATATCTGAGGAGGAACTTATGCATCATTTATTAATGCATGGTTTGGGGTGCTTATTCTGTCCTTGCACTTTTCACAATATTAAAAGTCTTTCGGATCATAATAGGACTGCGCATCTTGGAAAGAATAGATTATCTGTGGATTACAGCAACAGAGGTTTCCAGTTAGATCATGATGCTAATGGTGACTTAATATTTCCTCATATTGATTTCATTACCATGTTGCCAAAGGAAGAACCTGGAGAAAGGGAAGTCTATTTGGCAGTACTAGCTATGATGTACTCTAAGATACTTGTACCAATTTATATTAAAGTGAGGCCACAGACTCTTGAGGACCACAGCAATCCTAGAAAACAAGGCAGCAGTACCTGTCCATTTTGCCTTGGTACTTTTGTGACCACAGAAACATATGAAAtacatttaaaggaaaaacatcatGTCATGCCAACTGTACATACATTTTTGAAGTCTCCTGCTTTCAAGTGCATCCATTGCTGTGGGGTATATACTGGGAAAATGACAATGACAGCAATTACTGTACACTTGTTACGATGCAGGAGTGCTCCCAAAGTTAGTAGTTCAGATCTTCAGATCCAGTCTGTTCTTAGTGAAAAAGAACTACCACCAGTGAATGGTGAGATACATGATTCTGTTTTTCCTGTCAAGAGAAAACTTCCTGATCTTTATTCTGGGGCAGAGGACCAAAGGGATAGAGAAGAACCTCTTGTCATAAATAATGACATCACTTCTGTTTGTGAAAAAGCAGTGAATGTGCcttctaaaaaacaaaagaatgaaagcaGGACTGAAGGTCCACTAATAAATGATGATGCTCTTCATATTCTGGCACTAAATCCCCAGAAGTATGAAGACCGTTCATATGAAGAGAAAAAGCAGTTTCTTAGAGATTACTTCCACAAGAGACCATATCCTAGCAAAAGAGAGATAGAACTACTGTCATCCCTTCTGTGGGTGTGGAAAATTGATGTTGCATCCTTTTTTGGGAAAAGAAGATATACATGCCTAAGagcaataaaaaattacaaacCTTCTGTGCTTTTGGGTTTTGATATGTCAGAACTGAAAAATGTTAAGCACAGATTACACTTTGAATATGAAACACAAACTTTGTAA